The Aedes aegypti strain LVP_AGWG chromosome 3, AaegL5.0 Primary Assembly, whole genome shotgun sequence genome contains a region encoding:
- the LOC5574958 gene encoding uncharacterized protein LOC5574958 — MDKLELTKGQIILLELEDECVIGEVLHIGAKKSFVRLKNVRDFQSNVPISGNQDYYSSEIRTVKIIQDSTLDESSGPEQKDGSSTSITRLNLEDIQDIYDRIDNHIFVFQTDIKYHDAIKYLRTQRLLAIGMEGVEGGRHSTSPSLLSIATPERIYVFDVMWMNVPKDLRAILGDPKVRRVAHNARLVEDVLRHRYQAPLGKCFDTLVAHISTTNDYDDQHELSIQECLAKYLNLPSNFFDSSIKFNNRPLKESQRKAAAKNVAFLLALQDYLVHEVMLEPFYHSCRQYGASLAGDDEHLVSVMKLSKGRNEDLHDIERFRLNVRGEGEDDDEVDEVDD, encoded by the exons ATGGACAAATTGGAGCTAACGAAAGGTCAGATCATTCTGCTGGAGCTGGAGGATGAATGCGTCATCGGAGAAGTCCTGCACATTGGCGCCAAGAAGTCTTTCGTTCGCCTAAAGAACGTCCGGGATTTTCAGAGCAATGTCCCCATATCCGGCAATCAGGACTATTACAGCTCGGAAATCCGCACCGTTAAAATCATTCAGGACAGCACCCTGGACGAATCAAGTGGCCCCGAACAGAAAGATGGGTCGTCAACGAGCATCACCCGCCTCAACCTCGAAGACATCCAGGACATATACGACCGGATCGACAATCACATCTTCGTGTTCCAGACCGACATCAAATACCACGACGCAATCAAGTATCTGCGCACCCAGAGACTGCTCGCCATTGGGATGGAGGGCGTCGAGGGTGGACGACACTCGACTTCCCCGTCCCTCTTATCCATTGCCACGCCGGAGCGAATTTACGTGTTCGATGTGATGTGGATGAACGTGCCGAAGGATTTGCGCGCCATTCTGGGCGATCCGAAGGTGCGACGCGTGGCGCACAACGCCCGGCTGGTGGAGGACGTGCTTCGGCATCGGTATCAGGCGCCGCTGGGAAAGTGCTTCGACACGCTG GTGGCGCACATTTCGACCACAAACGACTACGACGATCAGCACGAGTTGTCCATCCAGGAGTGTCTGGCAAAGTACTTAAATCTACCAAGCAACTTCTTCGACTCCAGC ATCAAGTTCAACAACCGACCGTTGAAAGAGTCGCAACGCAAGGCCGCCGCCAAGAATGTGGCCTTTCTCCTAGCCCTGCAGGACTACCTGGTGCACGAAGTGATGCTGGAGCCGTTTTATCACAGCTGTCGCCAGTACGGTGCCAGCCTGGCCGGCGACGACGAGCATCTGGTGAGCGTGATGAAGCTATCCAAGGGCCGCAACGAGGATCTGCACGACATCGAACgcttccggttgaacgttaggggTGAGGGAGAGGACGATGACGAGGTGGACGAGGTGGACGACTGA